The sequence below is a genomic window from Prunus dulcis unplaced genomic scaffold, ALMONDv2, whole genome shotgun sequence.
tacGCCAGTaaagccgcacggctatacttttgtGTTAAAAACTCccgctatactatttatataaaaaaggagAGGACCCGCCTAGCGCCCCCATAGCGATTCGGCTCCCACGTGTAAAAACTGTACAGCCGTGCGGTTATACTCGTCaactatattatatttaaaaggattcatacaaaattaataaaaagacCCTTGTGGGGCTTGGCATTTCTCTATAACTGCATATCATTTCCAGTATATTGGCTCCGCCTTGTTTCTCAAAAACCAAACCCATTTACGAACTCTCTAAAATGTCCCTAAGATCGCTCAACtctaaacccaaaacccttCACTCTATCTTCCACTCTCTTCTCTCACCCCCCAAACCCAACACTCATTACAAtcccttctcttctctcacTTACCAAAacccaccacctccaccatcACCACACCTGGTGAATGAGATCTCACGCATTCTCAGCGACCACAGAAACCCTCACCACGACTTGGAGCATTCCCTCAACCCTTTGTGTACCCAAATATCCACAAACTTGGTTGAACAAGTTCTTAAACGGTGCAAAAATCTTGGCCTCTCTGCCCACAGGTTCTTTCTTTGGGCTAAAACAATTCCGGGGTTTCAGCACAGTTTTGAAAGCTATCACATTTTGATTGAGATTTTGGGAAGTAGCAAGCAATATGCTGTGTTGTGGGATTTCCTTATAGAGGTGAGAGAGTCCAAGTGTATTGAGATTGTCCCAGAAGTTTTCTGGCTTATTTTTAGAGTTTACAGTAGAGCTAATCTGCCTCGTGATGCTATTCGAGCTTTTAATAGAATGGTTGAGTTTGGAATTAAGCCTAGTgttcttgatcttgatcagCTTATGTATACGTTATGTAAAAGAAAGCATGTCAAGTATGCCCATGAGTTTTTTGATAAAGTTAAGAGTGGGTTTGAGTTGAATGCTAAAATTTATAGTATTTTGATGAGGGGTTGGGGAGACGTTGGTGATTCGGATGAGGCACGTAagttgtttgatgaaatgacTGAACGAGGATGTTTGGTGGATGTGCCTGCATATAATAGTTATTTGGAAGCTTTGTGTAAAGGTGGGAAAGTTGATGAGGCCTATAAGGTATTCCGGGAGATGGGGTCAAATGGAACTGACCCGGATGCTTGTACTTATTCGATTTTCATTCGTGCATATTGTGAAGCCAATGACATTCATTCAGTTTTTAGGGTGCTTGACAGGATGAAGAGATATAATCTTTTGCCTAATGTGTATTCTTACAATTGTATTATCAAGAAGCTGTGTAAGAATGACAAGGTGGAAGAGGCTTACCAACTTTTGGATGAGATGATTGAGAGGGGAGTTATGCCGGATGCGTGGAGTTACAATGCAATCCAAGCTCATCATTGTGATCATTGCGAGGTTAACAGGGCTCTTATGTTGTTATCTAGAATGAAAAAAGATAACTGCAAGCCAGATCGACATACTTATAATATGGTGCTAAAGTTGTTGATTAGGATAGGAAGATTTGATCGGGCAACGGAAGTTTGGGAGAGTATGGGGGAGATGGGATTTTATCCTTCTGTTTCAACATATTCCGTAATGATCCACGGTTTGTGCAAGAAAAAACATAAGCTAGAGGAGGCTTGTAAATACTTTGAGATAATGATCGATGAAGGTATACCACCATACTCTTCTACCGTTGAGATGTTGAGGAACCGGCTTAGGGGCTTAGGGCTCCTCGAGCATACTGAGATACTTGCAAGTAAGATGGAACAAAGCACTTCTTGTTCAATACAAGAGATGGCAAACTTGATGAGAGGTAATAAAACTTATGTAACATCTAGAAGTGAGCATACTGACAATGAAAGTGATTGATAAACCGAAGGCTGAGTATCTGGGGCTAGCGCGCAGGATCTGCATGCAGCAGTTACCTGAGTCTGAAGAGAGCTCTCCAGATGAACTGTCAGGTTTTGTCCCTTCTTCATGCTACCACATTTCTATTTGTCTATTTGTTTAGATATCTTGCTCTTGCATGTCTATCATAGGCATGctcaatgaaaattttagagaAACCAATATGTATAATACCCCAGTTAGTTACATAACCAGGACTATATCCTTAGAATTTATAATCAGGTGGTGTGAAACCAGCACTGGGAGAAGCAAATTATTGGTTTCCATGCCTCTGTTAGTAAGTAATATAGTTACTGTTTTCCTTAGTTGTATGGTTGGTGGGTAGTGTTACTACTGTCTACTGAGGGTTATGCATCTTTTGATGATCGGTCCAACTCTAAAAAACCAATTTGTTATTGCATAACCATGATATTTGGCTGCGTAAAAATGTGAATAGTGTTAATTCCCTGGGTCCAGTGAATTAAAATAGTAgtggttttgtttatttggtttagtttttCATTA
It includes:
- the LOC117613375 gene encoding pentatricopeptide repeat-containing protein At1g52640, mitochondrial-like → MSLRSLNSKPKTLHSIFHSLLSPPKPNTHYNPFSSLTYQNPPPPPSPHLVNEISRILSDHRNPHHDLEHSLNPLCTQISTNLVEQVLKRCKNLGLSAHRFFLWAKTIPGFQHSFESYHILIEILGSSKQYAVLWDFLIEVRESKCIEIVPEVFWLIFRVYSRANLPRDAIRAFNRMVEFGIKPSVLDLDQLMYTLCKRKHVKYAHEFFDKVKSGFELNAKIYSILMRGWGDVGDSDEARKLFDEMTERGCLVDVPAYNSYLEALCKGGKVDEAYKVFREMGSNGTDPDACTYSIFIRAYCEANDIHSVFRVLDRMKRYNLLPNVYSYNCIIKKLCKNDKVEEAYQLLDEMIERGVMPDAWSYNAIQAHHCDHCEVNRALMLLSRMKKDNCKPDRHTYNMVLKLLIRIGRFDRATEVWESMGEMGFYPSVSTYSVMIHGLCKKKHKLEEACKYFEIMIDEGIPPYSSTVEMLRNRLRGLGLLEHTEILASKMEQSTSCSIQEMANLMRGNKTYVTSRSEHTDNESD